In Clostridium sp. JN-1, one genomic interval encodes:
- a CDS encoding rod shape-determining protein has protein sequence MFFSMGTDMGIDLGTATVLVYTKGKGIILKEPSVVAIDRSKNRVLAVGEEAWQMIGRTPGNIVAIRPLRDGVISDYDITEKMLKYFISKACGAKKMSSPRVVVCIPCEATGIEKRAVIDAAKNAGAKKVFLIEEPLAAAIGAGLDITKPSGSVVIDIGGGTTDIAVISLGGIVVRSSIKIAGDKFDEAIIKFIRKKYNLMIGERTAENLKINIGSAFKREKVTMEIRGRNLITGLPKNVVVSSEEMREALKDTVNAISETTHAVLERTPPELAADIADKGIIMTGGGSLLSGLSDLIQESTKVPVQVAEDAVSCVALGTGKVLEYLDKMEVTFIGDDITLID, from the coding sequence ATGTTTTTTAGTATGGGAACAGATATGGGTATAGATTTGGGTACAGCTACAGTGCTAGTTTATACTAAAGGAAAGGGAATAATATTAAAAGAACCTTCAGTAGTTGCTATAGACAGAAGCAAAAATAGAGTACTGGCTGTTGGAGAAGAAGCATGGCAGATGATAGGAAGAACTCCTGGAAATATTGTTGCAATTCGTCCATTAAGAGATGGAGTCATATCTGACTATGATATAACAGAAAAAATGTTAAAATATTTTATTTCAAAAGCCTGTGGAGCAAAGAAAATGTCTTCACCAAGAGTAGTTGTTTGTATTCCTTGTGAAGCTACAGGAATTGAAAAAAGGGCTGTTATTGATGCAGCTAAGAATGCAGGAGCTAAAAAAGTATTTTTAATTGAAGAACCGCTGGCAGCAGCTATTGGAGCTGGATTAGATATAACGAAGCCAAGTGGAAGTGTAGTTATAGATATTGGAGGCGGTACTACAGATATAGCAGTTATCTCTTTAGGTGGCATAGTAGTCAGGTCATCTATAAAAATTGCTGGAGATAAATTTGATGAAGCTATCATTAAATTTATAAGGAAAAAGTATAATCTAATGATTGGAGAGAGAACTGCAGAAAATTTAAAAATAAACATAGGGTCTGCATTTAAAAGAGAAAAAGTAACTATGGAGATAAGAGGAAGAAACTTGATTACAGGTCTTCCCAAAAATGTGGTTGTATCATCAGAAGAAATGAGAGAAGCCTTAAAGGATACAGTTAATGCTATATCAGAAACTACTCATGCTGTATTAGAAAGAACTCCTCCAGAACTTGCAGCAGACATAGCTGATAAAGGAATTATTATGACAGGAGGGGGATCTTTACTAAGCGGTTTAAGTGATCTAATACAAGAAAGTACTAAAGTACCAGTACAAGTAGCTGAAGATGCAGTGTCTTGTGTTGCTTTAGGAACAGGAAAGGTGCTGGAGTATTTAGATAAAATGGAAGTTACATTTATAGGTGATGATATAACTTTAATAGATTAA
- the yyaC gene encoding spore protease YyaC codes for MNKVKSNYKNPLCYYNIAYFLKDYINRNSIIMCIGTDKCIGDCLGPLVGTLLKFNGFPLPVYGTIEKPIHALNIDKKLEEIKSLHPYNNIIGIDACLGDETNIGEIQARDYPIHPGKGVGKSLPEVGETSIIGIVGSNNTEEMFNNNNIRLNLVFNIAKAICHSIVHSYYLYDNPKSAI; via the coding sequence TTGAACAAGGTAAAATCTAATTATAAAAATCCACTATGTTATTATAATATAGCTTATTTTTTAAAAGATTATATTAATAGGAATTCTATAATAATGTGTATTGGAACTGATAAGTGCATAGGAGATTGTTTAGGTCCATTAGTTGGAACATTATTAAAATTCAATGGTTTCCCTTTGCCAGTATATGGTACCATAGAAAAACCAATACATGCTTTAAATATTGATAAAAAATTAGAAGAGATTAAATCTCTTCATCCATACAATAATATAATTGGAATTGATGCCTGTCTTGGAGATGAAACAAATATAGGTGAAATTCAGGCACGTGATTATCCTATTCATCCTGGAAAAGGGGTTGGCAAATCCTTACCAGAAGTTGGCGAAACATCAATTATAGGTATAGTAGGATCTAATAATACTGAAGAAATGTTTAACAATAACAATATACGATTAAACTTAGTATTTAATATTGCTAAAGCTATATGCCACTCCATTGTTCATTCATATTATCTTTACGACAATCCTAAATCCGCAATATAA